In Planctomycetaceae bacterium, the sequence GGCTCTGAATTTGTTTTCTTTTCTAAATTTTCTTCTGCTTCCGGTTTCCTGATGTATAAAGGCACAAGGCTGACCGGGTCAGCGAATTTTTCCTGTTCGGCTATTTGAGTGCCGAGTTTGAAAACGTTCGAAGCCTTTGGCGACCAAAGATTATTATCTAATATCTTAATATTTTCAGTTTCAAAATTTTTCGAATAGTAAAGCAGTCCTTCGCCGAGCAGATAAATCGGTTCATTGTCGAACTTCGCTTTGAATTCTTCGGCGGTCATCATACAGTCCGGCTGGATTTTTTCCCACAGATTATTTTTTCTCTCAAAGACGGCGATAAAGAACTGCCCGCGTTTTGCGTCGATTACAGTTGCGATTTTTTTTACCGATTCATCGTTTACATTCTGCGCGATAACTTCGCTTGTATTGACCGCGACGACTTTGCTTTCGTTTGCCAAAGCCATCATCTTGGCGACTGT encodes:
- the tsaB gene encoding tRNA (adenosine(37)-N6)-threonylcarbamoyltransferase complex dimerization subunit type 1 TsaB translates to MKNSAITYHNLCLALETTGRLGSVAIGLDGKLSDEKTFSAPLRHNAELFDTIDTLLKQISGTANQINHIYISIGPGSFTGVRISVTVAKMMALANESKVVAVNTSEVIAQNVNDESVKKIATVIDAKRGQFFIAVFERKNNLWEKIQPDCMMTAEEFKAKFDNEPIYLLGEGLLYYSKNFETENIKILDNNLWSPKASNVFKLGTQIAEQEKFADPVSLVPLYIRKPEAEENLEKKTNSEP